In Malassezia japonica chromosome 2, complete sequence, one DNA window encodes the following:
- a CDS encoding methionyl aminopeptidase (EggNog:ENOG503NXK3; COG:J; MEROPS:MER0064643) has translation MSETENFDVTLTKYKTAGEIASKAIRTVVEAVAEGKTILELIELGDKAVEEGAAAVYKDKKLSKGSAFPTTISINNVVCNYAPLPSDEASKTALKANDVVKVQLGAQIDGFPAVLAETVVVGASDAQPVTGRTADALQAAHVAADVAIRLMKPGALNHDIQKQVETAIKEFDVRGLDGIQTNLFGKDEIAGKKKIAFGGDASSRPDACKLEENEVYGVDIVVTTSPEGKSKSDDAHTSIYRKTTSTYLLKMATSRKVYSEIQKKAGAFPFNLRALEDEKRARMGVQECANHNLVTPFQVLVDSSASAITTQIFFTVAVNAKGAIRLTPAPTWYTPEKVKSEKQVADEEIKALLATAVRQTKKKNKKEAAPAPAESA, from the exons ATGAGCGAGACGGAGAACTTTGACGTTACGCTGACCAAG TACAAGACTGCTGGTGAGATTGCCTCCAAGGCGATTCGCACCGTTGTCGAGGCGGTTGCCGAGGGCAAGACCATCCTCGAGCTGATCGAACTCGGTGACAAGGCCGTGGAGGAgggcgccgctgccgtcTACAAGGACAAGAAGCTGTCCAAGGGCTCGGCCTTCCCCACCACGATCTCGATCAACAATGTGGTGTGCAACTACGCTCccctgccgagcgacgaggcctCCAAGACTGCGCTCAAGGCCAACGATGTGGTCAAGGTGCAGCTTGGTGCGCAGATCGACGGCTTCCCCGCGGTCCTTGCCGAGACCGTGGTGGTGGGCGCCTCGGATGCCCAGCCCGTGACCGGCCGCActgccgatgcgctccaggctgcgcacgtcgccgctgACGTCGCCATCCGCCTGATGAAGCCGGGTGCGCTGAACCACGACATTCAGAAGCAGGTTGAGACTGCGATCAAGGAGTTTGACGTGCGCGGTCTTGACGGCATCCAGACCAACCTCTTTGGCAAGGACGAGATTGCCGGCAAGAAGAAGATTGCATTCGGTGgcgacgcctcgtcgcgccccGACGCCTGCAAGCTGGAGGAGAACGAGGTGTACGGTGTGGACATTGTCGTGACCACCAGCCCCGAGGGCAAGAGCAAGTCAGACGACGCGCACACTTCGATCTACCGCAAGACCACTTCGACCTACCTGCTGAAGATGGCCACCTCGCGCAAGGTCTACTCGGAGATCCAAAAGAAGGCCGGTGCCTTCCCGTTCAACCTGCGTGCGCTTGAGGACGAGAAGCGCGCCCGCATGGGTGTGCAGGAGTGCGCGAACCACAACCTTGTGACGCCCTTCCAGGTGCTCGtcgactcgagcgcctcggcgatcaCTACGCAGATTTTCTTCACGGTGGCGGTGAATGCCAAGGGCGCGATCCGCCTCACCCCTGCCCCGACGTGGTACACCCCCGAAAAGGTCAAGAGCGAGAAGCAGgtggccgacgaggagatcaaggcgctgcttgcTACGGCAGTCCGGCAAACGAAGAAGAAGAACAAGAAggaggccgcgccggcgcccgccgagtCCGCCTAA
- a CDS encoding uncharacterized protein (EggNog:ENOG503NZYD; COG:T; TransMembrane:4 (o1102-1121i1133-1150o1162-1181i1343-1363o)), protein MYPSRVGLAKRAGLGEERICQRCEKPGHAIYECKNPRPYKTRPTRAQVLANPKLEAKWKPKEAPLEDVRRPGTADDILAERERERAPRRSRSPDVSDYDSDASSSHPPSCKGEETNESMLDPVGLYGPVRGVAAQRKTGPSGPSSGAGPSGDKEGTEGTVTPTSPVSQRASGAQPAEDAPRQQDPKSAKSAAAAAAKRERLEWERTRGAGSSVLLWYEDVRVNNPSELDHFGWTAPEVVPPLPKVLARSAEPVEVVGMDRLLDWGICDYTMLPRTLGRGRFSTVYLALKNGEKFAVKHTPLFPHHELVATRLLREPTLLAELPPHPNLVKVVETIRTPGHFYLVEEFLEGYVTLEALIPRLSSTKPPKAPVLPLAAAEKIFSQLVLVLHAIHWPLRVCHRDVKPENVLVHPETLHLKLLDFGLATHFSKSRAKLTTCCGSPAFHCPEIVTALTQPPGSVSYWGPEVDAWTCGVTLLRCLSGIRYPLGTSHATPQAMASRAKRVLQTLPAHPLRDQIARLLDLNGEKRMKNFQDIAQHYLALQTEPTAPIRRELKSTSFVPNMPQHSMMLPLVLKSDPAVQTPPGAVQDVPTDGAGAPAYTKLTLLNPTKLHNMRVLSFIKYCFRCAGILYHTLPESDERATQRLRWQAALGGSSAGSVPTTPFGDPNVTSRALECVVELTHDEAQGPFSSLVQSVLSMFGQKPKPEPLVIMPPRSSQTPGTALPSPGKDEAVRPSSGPSGKQGPLKMLVFNVWVSFAQGDVPDADMIVPEVFLHGPHDEAPSQFPSHAPKSHKPHAHFAEEPGLHIDTRPERLPQPVSTPSSPITRIQSPSATRRGSRRGTSRPNAVHVYISDPRAVPYVRGALSNGGVHKPEVVPGEPRRPSSDRGLAHLRNAPISSPFRSGATTPGGDESMATESFSADELVASLDAIEGACRATLLLRTRESDATGSARSAESSTARARAHRLYRLVFRLFTQLESTLSNAVHCDALRGQMAELNFRALDVLSPALSLVGEDDSLPSNEVHMEANFGAESGEERAASTGSLSLAVLELFARNSSAKEMCLGIQEQIERLSTACQSRNTSPVQGESEDDCVAPLMRNEAMLVQAIFGLLQLLSVVFPEIETRKPKAVLEPIVSLLYPRLFCKVLPFSLGRIDDADTQEELATQAVMLLCEIIVSIRAFCKHHKRGHEDELAELPDLGNVLIDSLASLLPVLPHTGNGPSMDSDARLLSLSLYDAQQADEGSTQNVSERVTVWNVVRKTYDQLDLDLGERCLGAPLNTKRTVELEEETARHALELLVQQLAYETFMAHVKGRARDRLQCRTQYRIYLGEPLRWNADIAREMLHRLGSVLPAVLLPGLSLAYIPPSPETMKRTQDVQETDAILAFVFWSLNALDRSKPAALDEECATYVVRALALLATFSPVPRLRHVAFSLVTRIVRDYTPVEAALRLMHEMLVSETPSPLRASGVNLLREMCRAHIERLEEARAVDASSDPLLSQGRLWHMLHDVVFVFPDAPQPDRERETAPGELAAYLSQYDSYLLECCTLYYFVRTRDVQNYTGLTEPLLAGRIQERFVDPLTAWVAAWEAHGDLPPELFTQLRLLGSSLERLNTTDKEKHEAP, encoded by the exons ATGTACCCATCGCGGGTGGGCCTCGCGAAGCGTgcgggcctcggcgaggagcgcattTGCCAACGGTGCGAGAAGCCCGGGCATGCGATCTATGAATGCAAGAATCCCCGGCCCTACAAAACACGGCCCACGCGTGCCCAAGTGCTGGCGAACCccaagctcgaggcgaaATGGAAGCCTAAAGAGGCGCCACTGGaagacgtgcgccgccccggCACAGCCGACGATATACTCGCAGAGCGCGAACGCGAACGCGCACCACGGCGTTCGCGGAGCCCGGACGTGAGCGACTACGACTCGGATGCATCGAGCAGTCATCCCCCCTCGTGCA AAGGCGAAGAGAC TAACGAATCTATGCTAGATCCGGTGGGCCTTTACGGACCCGTTCGTGGcgtcgcagcgcagcgcaagacGGGCCCGTCAGGTCCGTCCTCTGGCGCAGGACCCTCGGGTGATAAGGAAGGCACAGAGGGCACAGTAACCCCCACCTCGCCTGTATCGCAGCGTGCATCGGGTGCACAGCCGGCAGAGGATGCACCGCGCCAGCAGGACCCCAAGTCTGCCAagtccgccgccgccgccgccgccaagcgcgagcgcctcgaatGGGAGCGTACGCGTGGCGCAGgcagcagcgtgctgcTGTGGTACGAGGATGTGCGAGTGAATAATCCTTCAGAACTCGATCATTTCGGCTGGACTGCACCAGAAGTCGTGCCTCCGCTTCCCAAAGTCttggcacgcagcgcggaGCCGGTAGAAGTGGTCGGAATGGACCGCTTGCTTGATTGGGGTATTTGCGACTACACCATGCTGCCTCGCACACTGGGACGCGGCCGCTTCTCCACCGTGTACCTCGCGCTGAAGAACGGAGAAAAGTTTGCCGTGAAACACACGCCGCTCTTTCCCCACCACGAGCTGGTGGCTACGCGCCTGCTTCGCGAGCCGAcgctccttgccgagcttCCCCCGCATCCTAACCTAGTCAAAGTCGTGGAGACGATCCGTACGCCCGGTCACTTCTACCTCGTGGAAGAGTTCCTCGAGGGATACGTtacgctcgaggcgctgattCCCCGCTTGAGCTCGACCAAGCCGCCGAAGGCGCCGGTCCTGCCGCTCGCTGCTGCGGAAAAGATTTTTTCACAGCTGGTCCTTGTCCTCCATGCCATCCACtggccgctgcgcgtgtGCCATCGCGACGTAAAGCCGGAAAATGTGCTGGTGCACCCGGAAACGCTACATCTCAAACTGCTCGACTTTGGCCTGGCGACTCACTTTAGCAAGAGCCGAGCCAAGTTGACGACGTGCTGTGGATCGCCAGCCTTTCACTGCCCTGAAATTGTGACAGCTCTGACGCAACCTCCGGGTTCGGTCTCCTACTGGGGTCCGGAGGTGGACGCATGGACGTGCGGTGTGACGCTGCTGCGATGCCTTTCTGGCATCCGATACCCCCTCGGCACATCGCACGCCACGCCGCAGGCGATGGCGAGCCGCGCTAAGCGTGTCCTCCAGACGCTGCCAGCCCACCCTTTGCGCGACCAAATCGCCCGTCTGCTGGACCTGAATGGCGAAAAACGTATGAAAAACTTCCAGGATATCGCGCAGCACTACCTTGCTCTGCAGACCGAGCCGACTGCGCCCATCCGGCGCGAGTTGAAGAGCACGTCGTTCGTGCCAAACATGCCGCAGCATTCGATGATGCTGCCGCTCGTGCTGAAGAGCGATCCGGCAGTCCAGacgccgcctggcgcggTGCAGGACGTGCCGACTgacggcgcgggcgcgccAGCCTACACAAAGCTTACCCTACTCAACCCTACCAAGCTGCACAATATGCGCGTCTTGTCCTTTATCAAATACTGCTTCCGGTGCGCCGGCATTCTTTATCATACACTCCCCGAGTCGGATGAGCGGGCGACACAGCGTCTCCGTTGGCAGGCTGCGCTAGGTGGTTCGTCGGCAGGATccgtgccgacgacgccgtTTGGCGACCCCAACGTCACGAGCCGGGCGCTAGAGTGTGTCGTCGAGTTGAcgcacgacgaggcgcagggaCCCTTTTCCTCGCTCGTCCAGTCAGTCCTCTCCATGTTTGGCCAGAAGCCGAAGCCGGAGCCGCTGGTTATtatgccgccgcgctcctcccAGACGCCAGGCACTGCGCTGCCTTCGCCCGGAAAAGACGAGGCGGTACGCCCGAGCAGCGGCCCGTCGGGTAAGCAGGGGCCCCTCAAGATGCTTGTTTTTAATGTATGGGTCTCCTTTGCCcagggcgacgtacccgACGCCGATATGATTGTTCCTGAAGTGTTCCTACACGGCCCCCACGACGAAGCTCCATCGCAGTTCCCTTCGCATGCCCCCAAAAGCCACAAACCCCACGCGCACTTTGCTGAAGAGCCTGGGCTCCATATCGATACGCGCCCTGAACGCCTACCCCAGCCGGTATCGACTCCTTCCTCCCCCATCACCCGTATCCAATCGCCttcggcgacgcgtcgcggctcCCGCCGTggcacgtcgcgcccgaACGCAGTCCACGTCTACATTTCCGACccccgcgccgtgccgtacgtgcgtggcgcgctGAGCAATGGTGGCGTGCACAAACCCGAAGTCGTGCCTggcgagccgcgccgcccgagtTCTGATCGCGGCCTGGCGCACCTGCGCAACGCGCCGATCTCGAGTCCGTtccgctcgggcgcgacgacgccgggTGGTGACGAGAGCATGGCGACTGAGTCCTTTAgtgccgacgagctcgtggcCTCGCTCGATGCAATCGAGGGCGCATGTCGTGCGACgctcctgctgcgcacgcgcgaaTCGGATGCTAcgggcagcgcgcgctctgccgagagctcgacggcgcgtgcgcgtgcgcaccgtctCTACCGCCTGGTCTTCCGCCTCTTCACGCAGCTCGAATCGACACTGAGCAATGCCGTACACTgtgacgcgctgcgtgggCAGATGGCCGAGCTGAATttccgtgcgctcgacgtacTCTCGCCTGCGCTATCGCTTGTGGGCGAGGACGATTCGCTGCCGAGCAACGAGGTGCATATGGAGGCAAACTTTGGAGCCGAGAgtggcgaggagcgtgctGCCAGCACCGGCAGTCTCTCGCTCGCGGTCCTTGAGCTCTTTGCGCGGAACAGTAGCGCGAAAGAGATGTGCCTCGGCATCCAAGAGCAGATCGAGCGCCTGAGCACCGCATGCCAGTCGCGCAACACGTCGCCTGTCCAAGGCGAGAGCGAGGACGACTGTGTGGCGCCGTTGATGCGCAACGAGGCGATGCTTGTCCAAGCAATCTTTGGCCTGCTTCAGCTCCTCTCGGTCGTCTTCCCCGAGATCGAGACGCGCAAGCCCAAGGCGGTCCTCGAACCTATTGTGTCGCTGCTTTACCCCCGCCTCTTTTGCAAGGTGCTGCCCTTCTCCCTGGGCAGGATCGACGATGCGGATACCCAGGAAGAGCTCGCAACGCAGGCAGTCATGCTCCTGTGCGAGATCATTGTGAGCATCCGCGCCTTTTGCAAGCACCACAAGCGCGGACACGAGGACGAGCTTGCAGAGCTCCCCGACCTTGGCAACGTGCTCATCGACTCGCTCGCCTCCCTTTTGCCTGTGCTGCCGCATACAGGCAATGGTCCGTCGATGgacagcgacgcgcgtcttTTGTCGCTGTCGTTGTACGATGCGCAGCAAGCCGACGAGGGCAGCACGCAGAATGTCTCGGAGCGCGTCACCGTCTGGAATGTGGTGCGCAAGACCTACGAccagctcgacctcgacctcggcgagcggtgcctgggcgcgccgctgaaTACCAAAAGGACGGTAGAGCTGGAAGAAGAGACggcacggcacgcgctcgagctgctcgtgcagcagcttGCCTACGAGACGTTCATGGCCCATGTTAaagggcgtgcgcgcgaccgcctccAGTGCCGCACGCAGTACCGCATATACCTtggcgagccgctgcgctggAACGCCGACATTGCGCGCGAAATGCtccaccgcctcggcagcgtTTTGCCCGCGGTGCTCCTCCCCGGCCTGAGCCTCGCGTACATCCCGCCGAGCCCCGAGACGATGAAGCGGACACAAGACGTGCAAGAGACTGATGCGATCCTTGCCTTTGTCTTTTGGTCGCTcaatgcgctcgaccgctCCAagcccgcggcgctcgacgaagagtgtgcgacgtacgtggtgcgtgcgcttgcgctcctcgccacCTTTTCGCCCGTGCcccgcctgcgccacgtcgcCTTCTCTCTGGTGACGCGCATTGTGCGAGACTATACGCCGGTAGaagccgcgctgcgtctcATGCACGAGATGCTCGTAAGTGagacgccgtcgccgctgcgtgcgagTGGCGTCAACTTGTTGCGTGAAATGTGTCGCGCACACattgagcgcctcgaggaggcgcgtGCTGTGGATGCCAGCAGCGACCCGCTGCTTTCGCAAGGCCGCCTGTGGCACATGCTGCACGACGTCGTCTTTGTCTTCCCCGACGCCCCCCAGCccgaccgcgagcgcgagacAGCGCCCGGCGAGCTGGCGGCGTACTTGTCGCAGTACGACTCGTACCTGCTCGAGTGCTGTACGCTGTACTACTTTGTCCGCACGCGCGATGTGCAAAACTACACCGGCCTTAccgagccgctgctcgccggGCGCATCCAGGAGCGCTTTGTCGACCCGCTTACCGCGTGGGTCGCCGCCTGGGAAGCCCACGGTGACCTACCCCCCGAACTCTTCACTCAGCTCcggctgctcggcagcagTCTTGAGCGGTTGAACACCACAGACAAGGAGAAACACGAAGCTCCATAG
- a CDS encoding uncharacterized protein (EggNog:ENOG503NU2A; MEROPS:MER0902165; COG:S), translating to MSTNPFLAQAAQANRTEKSVQNEGHASVLDDLVGLDLSSPTFSTASQAHVPHALASPDSGAPAGIHAPVQESGFGESASLFAGGTYRSPVSKQAPLPEQSPQETQYETGGSSAYASKEPAANTGTPYATGTQYTTTAAPKNPFLASASYQEPSAPVSSYESSAPAAYESSAPATSYETPAPATSYMAPASSAYTTSAPTSYTTPAPTSYATTSVPTSSNAPASGLGLYSAQDAPSYAARDVPAAPQGTSSYATQDAPALSYLAPAAGVTTGAATATAATAATESTPSAPAQNQDQIDADAEIARALAQEGSADEVQWSLKDLSWNGRNTKIIMQNENGPCSLIALCNVLLLEGRLEITPADRPAVSYSYLSSKLTELLLAQNVGNNASQLGAALRVLPSLQRGLDVDIGFDAPTHFVSDSSGADALALFRLAGVSLVHGWLPDPSEQPMYSAVQQAGSYNGATLAVANGDAQTNGHVISSSSNPFGTASASSGAEQAALVQEFLEEHKTQLTPYGIAQLRQTLPAGTLSVLFRNSHLSVIYRRRSNEGEGGSPELFTLVTDAGFLMEDRIVWESLQDPRGEYNNYFDSHFVYAPYTGSARRRGQDAGADSDYQLALELQKQERSRALAARRAYRERTSQRPQDDYSGSTNDNAPPYPGSSNPLKKMFSKLKRNK from the coding sequence ATGTCTACGAACCCCTtccttgcgcaggccgcgcaaGCTAATCGCACAGAGAAAAGTGTGCAGAATGAGGGACATGCAAGCGTCCTAGATGATTTGGTGGGTCTCGACCTGAGCTCGCCCACTTTTTCGACGGCGTCCCAGGCGCACGTCCCTCACGCACTGGCCAGCCCCGactcgggcgcgccggcgggcaTCCATGCTCCGGTGCAAGAGTCTGGGTTTGGCGAGAGTGCGTCCCTGTTTGCAGGAGGTACCTACCGCTCGCCCGTGTCGAAGCAGGCGCCGCTTCCCGAGCAGTCGCCGCAGGAGACGCAGTACGAGACGGGGGGCAGCTCAGCGTATGCGAGCAAGGAACCGGCGGCGAACACGGGCACGCCGTATGCTACGGGAACACAATACACTACGACCGCTGCGCCCAAGAACCCTTTCCTGGCCTCGGCATCGTATCAGGAGCCGTCGGCTCCGGTGTCGTCGTATGAATCGTCGGCTCCCGCCGCATACGAGTCATCGGCGCCCGCCACGTCGTAcgagacgccggcgcctgccaCGTCGTACATGGCCCCGGCTAGTTCGGCGTATACCACGTCGGCACCCACGTCGTACacgacgcctgcgcctACGTCGTACGCGACGACGTCCGTGCCGACTTCGTCGAATGCTCCCGCGAGTGGCTTGGGCTTGTACAGTGCCCAAGATGCCCCCTCGTACGCGGCTCGCGACGTTCCTGCTGCCCCGCAGGGCACATCCTCGTACGCTACGCAAgatgcgcctgcgctgAGCTACCTTGCGCCTGCGGCCGGTGTGACGACCGGTGCGGCGACCGCCAccgcggccacggccgcgaccGAGTCTACGCCGAGTGCCCCCGCCCAGAATCAGGACCAGATCGATGCCGATGCTGAGatcgcgcgtgcgcttgcACAGGAAGGCTCTGCCGACGAAGTGCAGTGGTCGCTCAAGGACCTGTCGTGGAATGGCCGGAATACCAAGATCATCATGCAGAACGAAAATGGCCCGTGCTCGTTGATTGCCCTGTGTAATGTGCTACTGCTCGAGGGCCGGCTAGAAATTACGCCTGCGGACCGCCCTGCGGTGTCCTACTCCTACCTCTCTTCGAAGCTGACGGAGCTGCTCCTGGCTCAGAACGTCGGCAACAACGCGTCGCAGCTCGGTGCTGCGCTCCGTGTCCTTCCTTCTTTGCAGCGTGGCCTTGACGTGGACATTGGCTTTGACGCGCCGACACACTTTGTTTCTGACAGCAGCGGTGCCGACGCCCTTGCGCTTTTCCGCCTGGCCGGCGTGTCTTTGGTGCACGGCTGGCTTCCGGACCCCAGTGAGCAGCCGATGTActcggcggtgcagcaggcAGGGAGCTACAATGGTGCGACACTGGCCGTGGCGAATGGCGACGCGCAGACTAACGGCCATGTGAtttcctcgtcgagcaacCCATTCGGCACGGCCTCTGCGTCGTccggtgccgagcaggctgcgctcgtgcaagagttcctcgaggagcacAAGACGCAGCTCACGCCGTACGgcatcgcgcagctgcgccagaCGCTCCCTGCCGGCACGCTTTCCGTGCTCTTCCGCAACTCTCATCTCTCTGTAATTTACCGCCGGCGGTCGAACGAAGGCGAAGGCGGCTCGCCGGAGCTCTTTACGCTCGTCACCGATGCCGGTTTCCTGATGGAGGACCGGATCGTGTGGGAGAGTCTGCAAGACCCCCGCGGCGAGTACAACAACTACTTTGACTCGCACTTTGTCTATGCACCCTACACCGGcagtgcgcgccgccgtggccAAGACGCGGGCGCGGACAGCGACTAccagcttgcgctcgagctgcagaaGCAGGAGCGGAgccgtgcgctggcggcgcgtcgtgcgtaTCGCGAGCGCACCTCTCAGCGCCCGCAAGACGATTACTCGGGCAGCACCAACGACAACGCGCCGCCCTATCCGGGCTCGAGCAACCCTCTGAAAAAGATGTTCTCCAAGCTCAAGCGCAACAAGTAG